One stretch of Streptococcus australis DNA includes these proteins:
- a CDS encoding PadR family transcriptional regulator — protein MYFPTSSALIEFLILAVLEQGDSYGYEISQTIKLIANIKESTLYPILKKLEASGFLTTYSREFQGRMRKYYSLTNRGVEQLITLKEEWTLYTDTVNGIIEGSIRHDKN, from the coding sequence ATGTACTTCCCAACATCCTCTGCCCTGATTGAGTTTCTCATCTTGGCTGTACTGGAGCAGGGGGATTCTTATGGTTATGAGATTAGCCAAACCATTAAACTCATCGCCAATATAAAAGAATCTACGCTCTATCCCATTCTCAAAAAATTGGAAGCCAGTGGCTTTCTAACCACCTACTCTAGAGAGTTTCAGGGGCGTATGCGCAAATACTACTCCTTGACCAATCGGGGCGTAGAGCAGCTCATTACTCTAAAGGAAGAGTGGACGCTCTATACCGACACCGTCAACGGCATCATAGAAGGGAGTATCCGCCATGACAAGAACTGA
- a CDS encoding DUF1700 domain-containing protein translates to MTRTDYLTQLETYLHKLPEVDRIEAMDYFKELFDDAGPEGEEELIASLGTPKEAAHDVLSNLLDKKVNEAPAQKNDRQLLHIALLALLAAPIGIPVGIAIILTIIGLFIAAASVILAFFTVSVTGILLGGLFIVESFSVLVEAKSAFILIFGAGLLAIGASSLVLLGISYVARFFGLLIVRLVQWILKKGKRGDRHA, encoded by the coding sequence ATGACAAGAACTGACTATCTGACTCAGTTAGAAACCTATCTCCATAAACTACCTGAAGTCGACCGCATTGAAGCCATGGACTACTTTAAGGAACTATTTGACGATGCAGGTCCAGAGGGCGAAGAGGAGCTCATTGCTAGTCTGGGAACACCAAAAGAAGCGGCTCATGATGTCCTCTCTAACCTCCTCGACAAAAAAGTTAATGAGGCACCAGCTCAAAAGAATGACCGCCAACTGCTACACATTGCTCTACTTGCCTTACTAGCAGCCCCTATCGGAATCCCTGTGGGAATTGCAATTATCTTAACCATTATCGGGCTTTTTATCGCAGCTGCCTCCGTCATTCTAGCCTTCTTTACCGTCTCTGTGACAGGTATCCTGCTGGGCGGACTCTTTATCGTAGAAAGCTTTAGTGTCCTAGTCGAAGCCAAATCTGCCTTTATCTTGATTTTCGGGGCTGGTTTGCTTGCTATCGGTGCTTCTTCTCTTGTTCTACTAGGTATCTCCTATGTAGCTCGTTTCTTTGGCCTCCTAATCGTCCGCTTGGTACAATGGATTCTTAAAAAAGGAAAGAGAGGTGACAGACATGCGTAA
- a CDS encoding DUF4097 family beta strand repeat-containing protein has translation MRKLTKGFLIFGVVSTILGFIMIVAGAQSNGIQSLLAMSKDPVYDNRTEEVTFGSEVEKLDLTLEEHSLTITESVDDKIHITYHPSVSGRHDLTTGMSDKTLSVTDKQASQHRFLGSGIESLLRIASNYSNRFDEVVLSLPKGRKLQAITVSANRGQTNIRQANLENATIKTKGYLLRLTESSIKNSTLTAPHIINIFDTELTDSQVKTEGAHIYAENIQVHGKVELEAYSTLQLILSQKETDRINLEISSQHGGIYRQPKEEHRGQKENVLANPYKTEKADIKDLLIIKANQDIYLPKEEEYSAPPSNH, from the coding sequence ATGCGTAAATTGACGAAAGGATTTCTCATTTTTGGTGTGGTTTCTACAATCCTTGGTTTTATCATGATAGTTGCAGGTGCCCAGTCCAATGGTATTCAAAGTTTGCTTGCCATGTCAAAAGACCCCGTCTATGACAATCGCACCGAAGAAGTAACCTTTGGAAGTGAAGTGGAAAAACTTGATTTGACCCTTGAGGAACATAGCCTAACCATCACAGAGTCTGTAGATGACAAGATCCATATCACCTATCATCCGTCAGTGTCTGGCCGTCACGATCTAACTACTGGAATGAGTGACAAAACACTGAGCGTCACTGACAAACAAGCCTCCCAACATCGTTTTCTCGGTTCAGGAATCGAAAGCCTACTTCGTATCGCCAGCAACTATTCTAATCGTTTTGACGAAGTGGTTCTCTCCCTACCTAAAGGAAGAAAGCTGCAAGCTATCACCGTCTCAGCCAATCGTGGACAAACTAATATTCGTCAAGCCAACCTTGAAAATGCAACCATCAAAACAAAAGGCTATCTCTTAAGACTAACAGAAAGTTCTATCAAGAACAGCACATTAACGGCACCTCATATCATCAATATCTTTGATACCGAATTGACAGATAGTCAGGTCAAGACGGAGGGAGCACACATCTATGCTGAAAATATCCAAGTTCACGGCAAGGTCGAGCTAGAGGCTTATTCAACTCTACAACTCATTCTCTCCCAGAAAGAGACCGACCGTATCAATCTAGAAATTTCTTCTCAGCATGGTGGTATCTATCGTCAACCCAAAGAAGAACATCGTGGACAAAAAGAGAATGTACTTGCCAACCCTTATAAAACGGAAAAAGCAGATATCAAGGACTTGCTCATCATAAAAGCCAATCAGGATATCTACCTCCCCAAGGAAGAAGAGTACTCTGCTCCACCTAGCAATCATTGA
- a CDS encoding DUF6574 domain-containing protein: MTQEWFESVDLEKKSAQSKSEIQPDQPETSETVETEPQASQETPVSPKELETHEEETPQIIEETQTEEEGEGKAEEEHNQENPAKEKSILSKALESPYIPDIDPRKTARLKEEIALFWAWLLDAIQEPTASKTTDQKHRYSVFALLTLLSSINLFFSIYHIKHLYYGYMVSIANSSPNQLPPLDLFAGLSILVASALFYFSIILGGFTVRRVLDQESDFTFQEAFDRYSRLFAIPLVLTALASFFALFGGLRFAGILTLLSMTIFALGNLFVISKPSKTSSLDPFYRFLLAVLLDGAILLPFFIAELALTVDYLRILTFF, encoded by the coding sequence ATGACACAAGAATGGTTTGAAAGCGTCGATCTTGAGAAGAAATCAGCTCAGTCGAAATCGGAAATCCAACCCGACCAACCAGAGACTTCGGAAACTGTGGAGACCGAACCACAAGCAAGCCAAGAAACACCTGTCTCACCTAAAGAGTTGGAAACGCATGAGGAGGAAACTCCCCAAATAATCGAAGAAACCCAAACGGAGGAAGAGGGAGAAGGGAAAGCTGAAGAGGAACACAACCAAGAAAACCCTGCAAAAGAGAAAAGTATTCTCAGCAAGGCTTTAGAAAGTCCCTATATCCCAGATATTGACCCTCGTAAAACAGCCCGATTAAAAGAAGAAATCGCACTATTTTGGGCTTGGCTACTGGATGCTATCCAAGAACCAACTGCCAGCAAGACTACGGACCAAAAGCATCGTTACAGTGTCTTTGCCCTACTCACCTTGCTGTCGTCAATCAACCTTTTCTTTAGTATCTATCATATCAAGCATCTCTACTATGGCTATATGGTCTCTATTGCTAATAGTTCTCCTAACCAGCTCCCACCTTTAGATCTCTTTGCTGGACTTTCTATCTTGGTCGCTAGCGCTCTATTTTACTTTTCCATCATTTTGGGAGGCTTTACTGTCCGACGTGTGCTGGATCAGGAGAGTGACTTCACATTCCAAGAAGCCTTTGATCGGTATAGCAGACTCTTTGCTATCCCACTTGTCCTAACAGCTCTAGCAAGTTTCTTTGCACTCTTTGGTGGCTTACGATTTGCTGGCATCCTCACTCTTCTAAGCATGACCATATTTGCCCTTGGCAATCTCTTTGTGATTAGCAAGCCAAGTAAGACCAGTAGCCTCGACCCATTTTATCGATTCCTGCTAGCTGTCTTACTTGATGGCGCTATTCTCTTACCCTTCTTCATTGCAGAGCTTGCGCTGACAGTTGACTACCTTCGCATCCTGACCTTCTTTTAA
- a CDS encoding DUF4299 family protein has protein sequence MAKTFFIPNKESILGQQEVLTAKSILALVEGLESHSYDAVYLRQPLNRLEYIECGIVGQSQFLFKVNYADSRKGYQVVIPDFLTRVDWEIVETLLQALSGKLREAVEGLDGFDFEAYFRETVKQYLADKAVRLVYCQGLLSPIYLNKGYLESFLAEDGLVRFEELVKKVQGSDAYLASVKFYPDAQGKVHGIYHLAQGVKTILPKEPVVPAPYTEQLAGKELVWEIDLVKISGDGSKAEDYEAIARLDYAKFLESLPKAFYQQLDANQLEVQPILGQDFEGLATIE, from the coding sequence ATGGCAAAAACATTTTTTATCCCAAATAAAGAAAGCATTCTAGGGCAACAGGAGGTTTTGACTGCCAAGTCCATCTTGGCCTTGGTAGAGGGCTTGGAGTCACACAGTTATGATGCGGTCTATCTCCGTCAGCCCCTCAATCGTCTCGAGTATATCGAGTGTGGGATTGTAGGCCAGTCGCAATTTCTCTTCAAGGTCAACTATGCGGATAGTCGAAAAGGTTATCAAGTGGTGATTCCAGATTTCCTTACTAGAGTGGACTGGGAGATTGTAGAGACTCTCCTCCAGGCCCTATCTGGCAAGTTGAGGGAAGCGGTAGAAGGGCTAGATGGTTTTGATTTTGAAGCTTATTTCCGAGAAACGGTCAAGCAATATTTAGCGGATAAGGCGGTTCGTTTAGTATATTGCCAAGGGCTCTTGTCCCCTATCTATCTCAACAAGGGATACCTCGAGAGCTTTTTAGCAGAGGATGGATTGGTACGTTTTGAAGAGTTGGTCAAGAAGGTTCAAGGCTCTGATGCCTACCTTGCCAGTGTGAAATTTTACCCAGATGCCCAAGGCAAGGTGCACGGTATCTATCACCTAGCCCAGGGAGTCAAAACGATTTTGCCAAAGGAACCCGTTGTACCAGCTCCTTATACCGAGCAGCTGGCAGGCAAGGAGCTTGTTTGGGAGATTGACCTAGTGAAGATTTCTGGTGATGGCTCAAAAGCAGAAGATTATGAAGCCATCGCTCGCTTGGATTATGCAAAATTCCTAGAGTCACTACCAAAAGCATTTTACCAGCAATTAGATGCTAATCAATTAGAAGTACAACCCATCCTAGGACAAGATTTTGAAGGATTGGCAACTATCGAGTAG
- the trhO gene encoding oxygen-dependent tRNA uridine(34) hydroxylase TrhO: MAKDIRVLLYYLYTPIENAEQFAADHLAFCKSIGLKGRILVADEGINGTVSGDYETTQKYMDYVHSLPGMEDLWFKIDEENEQAFKKMFVRYKKEIVHLGLEDNDFDNDINPLETTGAYLSPKEFKEALLDEDTVVLDTRNDYEYDLGHFRGAIRPDIRNFRELPQWVRDNKEKFMDKRVVVYCTGGVRCEKFSGWMVREGYKDVGQLHGGIATYGKDPEVQGELWDGKMYVFDERIAVDVNHVNPTIVGKDWFDGTPCERYVNCGNPFCNRRILTSEENEDKYLRGCSHECRVHPRNRYVSENELTQAEVIERLAAIGESLDQVATV; the protein is encoded by the coding sequence ATGGCAAAAGATATTCGTGTCTTACTTTACTACCTTTATACTCCAATTGAAAACGCAGAGCAATTTGCGGCAGATCACTTGGCTTTCTGTAAATCAATCGGTCTTAAAGGCCGTATCCTAGTCGCCGATGAAGGAATTAACGGAACAGTTTCAGGTGACTACGAAACAACTCAAAAATATATGGACTACGTTCACAGCCTCCCAGGCATGGAAGACCTCTGGTTCAAGATTGACGAAGAAAATGAACAAGCCTTCAAGAAGATGTTTGTTCGCTACAAGAAAGAGATTGTCCACCTTGGTTTGGAAGACAACGATTTTGACAACGATATCAACCCACTTGAAACAACAGGTGCTTACTTGTCTCCAAAAGAGTTCAAAGAAGCCCTTCTTGACGAAGATACAGTGGTTCTTGACACACGTAACGATTATGAGTACGACCTAGGACATTTCCGTGGGGCTATCCGCCCAGACATCCGCAACTTCCGTGAGTTGCCACAATGGGTCCGTGATAACAAGGAAAAATTCATGGACAAACGTGTCGTGGTTTACTGTACAGGTGGAGTTCGCTGTGAGAAATTCTCAGGCTGGATGGTGCGTGAAGGCTACAAAGATGTTGGCCAATTGCACGGAGGAATCGCAACTTACGGTAAAGACCCAGAAGTCCAAGGTGAACTTTGGGATGGGAAAATGTACGTCTTTGACGAGCGTATCGCCGTTGATGTCAACCATGTCAACCCAACTATCGTAGGGAAAGACTGGTTTGATGGAACCCCATGTGAACGTTATGTCAACTGTGGAAATCCCTTCTGTAACCGTCGTATCCTAACATCAGAAGAAAATGAAGATAAGTACCTTCGTGGATGCTCACACGAGTGCCGTGTTCACCCACGTAACCGCTATGTTTCAGAAAATGAATTGACACAAGCTGAAGTGATCGAGCGCCTAGCTGCTATCGGTGAAAGCTTGGATCAAGTCGCTACAGTATAA
- a CDS encoding bacteriocin immunity protein: protein MTPLKWFVGGSERRCEAMTIIDHLLEDIKAAPQLTPLKNQLVSYKRRLEDDGTSTPFILSQMNVDVSRVLIDNKLILSESQAEQIKKLRELSAIRYGY from the coding sequence ATGACACCATTAAAATGGTTTGTAGGAGGAAGCGAAAGGCGTTGTGAAGCAATGACTATCATAGATCATCTACTGGAAGATATAAAGGCTGCGCCTCAACTAACTCCCTTGAAAAATCAGTTAGTGAGTTATAAAAGACGATTAGAGGACGATGGGACCTCTACTCCGTTTATATTGAGTCAAATGAACGTTGACGTCTCACGTGTGTTGATTGATAATAAGTTGATTTTGTCAGAAAGTCAAGCCGAGCAGATCAAAAAATTGAGAGAATTATCTGCTATTCGCTATGGCTACTAA
- a CDS encoding CPBP family intramembrane glutamic endopeptidase — protein sequence MKKYQLLLKISAVLSYLFFVFGLSQLTLIVQNYWQFSSQVGNFFWIRNILSLLFSGVMIWILVKTGHGYLFHIPRKKWLWYSILTVLVAVLHISFNVQTAKHVQSTAEGWAVLIGYSETNFAELGIYITLFFLVPLMEELIYRGLLQHAFFKHSRFGLDLLLPSILFALPHFSSLPSLLDIFVFTTFGIIFAGLTRYTKSIYPSYVVHVINNIVATLPFLLTFLHRVFG from the coding sequence ATGAAAAAGTATCAGCTTCTACTTAAAATAAGTGCAGTCTTGTCTTACTTATTTTTCGTATTTGGCCTTTCTCAGCTAACGCTTATCGTCCAAAATTATTGGCAATTTTCTTCTCAGGTAGGAAATTTTTTCTGGATTCGAAATATCTTGAGTTTGCTATTTAGCGGAGTCATGATTTGGATTCTGGTTAAGACAGGCCATGGCTATCTTTTTCACATTCCAAGAAAAAAATGGCTTTGGTATTCGATTTTGACAGTATTAGTGGCAGTGCTCCATATTTCTTTTAACGTTCAGACAGCTAAACATGTTCAGTCAACTGCTGAAGGTTGGGCCGTATTGATTGGTTATAGTGAAACCAATTTTGCTGAGCTAGGCATCTATATAACTCTGTTTTTTCTAGTGCCACTGATGGAAGAATTGATCTATAGGGGTTTGTTGCAACATGCTTTCTTTAAACATTCGCGATTTGGCCTTGATTTGCTTCTTCCTTCCATTTTGTTTGCTCTTCCTCATTTTTCAAGTCTGCCTAGTCTGTTAGATATTTTCGTTTTTACAACATTTGGAATCATTTTTGCTGGTTTGACCCGCTATACCAAGAGCATTTATCCATCCTATGTGGTGCATGTGATTAATAATATTGTAGCGACCCTACCATTTCTGCTGACTTTTTTACATAGGGTGTTTGGGTAA
- a CDS encoding ABC transporter substrate-binding protein produces the protein MKNWKKYAFASASVVALAASLAACGNLSGNNKKAADSASGDKTVIKMYQIGDKPDNLDELLENANKIIGEKVGAKLDIQYLGWGDYGKKMSVITSSGENYDIAFADNYIVNAQKGAYADLTELYKKEGAELYKALDPAYIKGNTVNGKIYAVPVAANVASSQNFAFNGTLLAKYGIDISGVNSYETLEPVLKQIKEKAPDVVPFAVTKNFIPSENFDYPVANGLPFVIDLEGDTTKIVNRYDVPRFKEHLKTLHKFYEAGYIPKDVATSDTSFDLQQDTWFVREETVGPADYGNSLLSRVANKDIQIKPFTNFIKKNQTTQVANFVISNNSKNKEKSMEVLNLLNTNPELLNGLVYGPEGKNWEKIEGKENRVRVLEGYKGNTHMGGWNTGNNWILYINENVTDQQIEDSKKQLAEAKESPALGFIFNTDSVKSEISAITNTMQQFDTAINTGTVDPDKAIPELMEKLKSEGAYQKVLDEMQKQYDEFLKSKKS, from the coding sequence ATGAAAAACTGGAAAAAATATGCTTTCGCATCTGCTAGCGTAGTAGCTTTGGCTGCAAGTCTTGCTGCTTGTGGGAACCTTTCAGGTAACAATAAAAAAGCTGCTGACTCAGCTTCAGGTGATAAGACTGTTATCAAAATGTACCAAATCGGTGATAAACCAGATAACTTGGATGAATTGCTAGAAAATGCAAACAAAATCATCGGAGAAAAAGTTGGTGCTAAATTGGATATCCAATACCTTGGATGGGGTGACTACGGTAAGAAAATGTCCGTTATCACATCATCAGGTGAAAACTACGATATCGCTTTTGCAGATAACTACATCGTAAACGCGCAAAAAGGTGCTTATGCAGACTTGACAGAATTGTACAAGAAAGAAGGAGCAGAGCTTTACAAAGCACTTGACCCTGCTTACATCAAAGGGAACACTGTAAACGGCAAGATCTACGCTGTTCCAGTTGCAGCTAACGTTGCATCTTCACAAAACTTTGCCTTCAACGGAACTCTTCTTGCTAAATACGGTATCGACATTTCAGGTGTAAATTCATACGAAACACTTGAACCAGTCTTGAAACAAATCAAAGAAAAAGCTCCAGATGTAGTACCATTTGCAGTTACTAAGAACTTCATCCCTTCTGAAAACTTTGACTACCCAGTAGCAAACGGACTTCCATTCGTTATCGACCTTGAAGGGGATACTACTAAGATCGTAAACCGTTACGACGTTCCTCGTTTCAAAGAACACTTGAAGACTCTTCACAAATTCTACGAAGCAGGATACATTCCAAAAGACGTAGCAACAAGCGACACTTCATTTGACCTTCAACAAGACACTTGGTTCGTTCGTGAAGAAACAGTAGGACCAGCTGACTACGGTAACAGCTTGCTCTCTCGTGTAGCTAACAAAGACATCCAAATCAAACCATTCACTAACTTCATCAAGAAAAACCAAACAACTCAAGTTGCTAACTTTGTTATCTCAAACAACTCTAAGAACAAAGAAAAATCAATGGAAGTCTTGAACCTCTTGAACACTAACCCTGAACTCTTGAACGGACTTGTTTACGGTCCAGAAGGCAAGAACTGGGAGAAAATTGAAGGTAAAGAAAACCGTGTTCGTGTCCTTGAAGGATACAAAGGAAACACTCACATGGGTGGATGGAACACTGGTAACAACTGGATCCTTTACATCAACGAAAACGTTACAGACCAACAAATCGAAGATTCTAAGAAACAATTGGCAGAAGCTAAAGAATCTCCAGCACTTGGATTCATCTTTAACACTGATAGCGTGAAATCAGAAATCTCTGCAATCACTAACACAATGCAACAATTCGATACAGCTATCAACACTGGTACTGTAGACCCAGATAAAGCTATTCCAGAATTGATGGAAAAATTGAAATCTGAAGGTGCATACCAAAAAGTATTGGATGAAATGCAAAAACAATACGACGAATTCTTGAAAAGCAAAAAATCATAA